From Psychroflexus torquis ATCC 700755, the proteins below share one genomic window:
- a CDS encoding GLPGLI family protein — MQKILVVVFGLFYFVCMSQSGSVNYKVEPIQQDQSKQKEMPGSLAKIINKLNKQLKYVDVVLEFNAEESIFKVKESMNNDATFPLNDILRVAKASGDYYTNKSDGECYKVIQFQDKDLSIVTNTPSWEITKETKTIQGYQCFKATTTFLDPNESESKVTAWFVKDLPYAFGPKKYFGLPGLILEIEDFGYRFYATKIDLSENGKDIENPVKGKILTEQDYFAEGRAMGNPYKN; from the coding sequence ATGCAAAAAATACTAGTAGTTGTTTTTGGTTTATTTTATTTCGTTTGCATGAGTCAATCGGGAAGCGTCAATTATAAAGTAGAACCTATACAACAAGACCAATCTAAACAAAAAGAAATGCCAGGTAGTCTGGCTAAAATTATAAATAAACTAAATAAGCAACTGAAATATGTTGACGTTGTGTTAGAATTTAATGCAGAGGAGTCTATCTTTAAAGTAAAAGAAAGCATGAACAATGATGCTACTTTTCCTCTAAATGATATTTTGAGAGTGGCTAAAGCCTCTGGAGATTATTATACAAACAAAAGTGATGGTGAGTGTTATAAAGTTATTCAATTTCAAGATAAAGATTTAAGCATAGTAACTAACACACCGTCTTGGGAAATCACGAAAGAAACTAAAACTATTCAGGGTTACCAATGTTTTAAGGCGACAACTACATTTTTAGACCCTAATGAATCGGAAAGTAAAGTGACGGCTTGGTTTGTAAAAGATTTGCCTTATGCGTTTGGTCCCAAAAAATATTTTGGTTTACCAGGCTTAATTTTGGAGATTGAAGATTTTGGTTATCGGTTTTATGCCACTAAAATAGATTTATCAGAAAACGGGAAAGACATAGAAAACCCTGTAAAAGGCAAAATATTGACAGAGCAAGACTATTTTGCAGAAGGTAGAGCTATGGGTAATCCTTATAAAAACTAA
- the tnpA gene encoding IS200/IS605 family transposase, translating into MSNYRKNSHSITNLSCHIVWATKYRYSVLQGDIQHRCRDLLIQICNSENVQILKGVVSKDYVHMHVEYPPSLSVSILVKKLKGRSSRLIQKEFPKLNKQYWGRHFWEVGYGAWITGQLTDEMVQEYLEHHKDKPNSEKGNWILE; encoded by the coding sequence ATGTCAAACTACCGCAAGAATTCCCACTCAATAACTAATTTGAGTTGTCATATAGTATGGGCGACAAAATATCGTTACTCTGTTTTACAAGGCGATATACAGCATCGCTGTCGAGATTTGTTGATACAGATATGCAATTCTGAGAATGTACAAATTCTAAAGGGAGTTGTGAGTAAGGACTATGTACACATGCATGTTGAGTACCCACCTTCATTGAGTGTAAGTATTTTGGTAAAGAAATTGAAAGGCCGCTCTTCTCGCCTAATACAGAAGGAATTTCCCAAGTTGAATAAGCAATATTGGGGTAGACATTTTTGGGAAGTAGGATATGGGGCGTGGATTACTGGCCAGTTAACTGATGAGATGGTTCAAGAATATCTTGAGCACCATAAAGATAAGCCCAATTCAGAAAAAGGTAACTGGATATTAGAATAA
- a CDS encoding 2-hydroxyacid dehydrogenase, which yields MNILHLDSNHPLMIKELTTLGFENTEDFTSTKAEVEAKIHHYDGVIVRSRFKIDKLFLDKATRLKFIGRVGAGLENIDVDYAREKGIQLYNAPEGNRNAVSEHALGMLLSLFNKLRTAHDEVVNGKWRREENRGHELEGKTVGIIGYGNTGKAFAKKLSGFEVEVLCYDIIENLGDNNAKQVSLKELKAKAEVISLHTPQTSKTLGMINAKFIESMSKPFWLINTARGKSVVTEDLVKGLKSGKILGAGLDVLEYEKTSFEDLFSKEKDIPTAFRYLIDAPNVVLSPHVAGWTFESHIKLAQTIVDKIQADFKVD from the coding sequence ATGAACATACTACATCTGGACAGTAATCATCCTTTAATGATCAAGGAATTAACCACATTGGGTTTCGAGAACACTGAAGATTTTACGAGTACAAAAGCTGAGGTGGAAGCTAAAATCCACCACTATGATGGAGTTATCGTCCGGAGTCGTTTCAAAATTGACAAGTTGTTTTTGGATAAAGCCACTCGTCTTAAATTTATAGGTCGAGTAGGCGCTGGTTTAGAAAATATAGACGTTGATTATGCCCGAGAAAAAGGAATACAACTCTATAACGCGCCAGAAGGTAACCGCAATGCCGTTTCTGAACACGCACTTGGTATGCTTCTTTCTTTGTTTAATAAGTTACGTACAGCACACGATGAAGTGGTAAACGGCAAGTGGCGACGTGAGGAAAATAGGGGGCATGAGTTGGAAGGTAAAACGGTTGGTATTATTGGTTATGGTAATACAGGAAAAGCTTTTGCAAAGAAATTGAGCGGATTTGAGGTTGAAGTCTTGTGTTACGATATTATAGAAAACCTTGGCGATAACAATGCCAAGCAAGTTAGCTTGAAGGAATTAAAAGCTAAAGCAGAGGTCATCAGTTTACACACTCCTCAAACGTCCAAAACTTTAGGCATGATCAATGCAAAATTTATAGAGTCAATGTCAAAACCCTTTTGGTTAATCAATACGGCGAGGGGTAAAAGTGTGGTGACAGAAGATCTGGTGAAAGGACTTAAGTCAGGGAAAATTCTTGGAGCAGGTTTAGATGTCTTGGAATATGAAAAAACGTCTTTTGAAGATTTATTCTCAAAAGAGAAAGACATCCCTACGGCATTTCGATACCTTATAGACGCTCCAAATGTAGTTTTGAGTCCACATGTTGCTGGCTGGACTTTTGAAAGCCATATTAAGCTCGCTCAAACTATAGTCGATAAAATCCAAGCCGATTTTAAAGTAGATTGA
- a CDS encoding acyl-CoA thioesterase: MTPIPFQQELTVAFQHLDEWNHVNNLEYIKWVLDISEAHWTTKTPAETREKHAWFVLNHNVHYKRQAFLGEELILTTWIETYSKVKSERRVLITRKTDGKTVVEAKTSWCFIDRATKKPSLITTAIIRPYIEFESV, translated from the coding sequence ATGACGCCTATTCCATTTCAGCAAGAATTAACGGTCGCTTTTCAACATTTGGATGAGTGGAACCATGTCAATAACTTGGAATATATCAAATGGGTTTTGGACATTTCTGAAGCGCATTGGACCACCAAAACTCCTGCTGAAACTCGAGAAAAACACGCTTGGTTTGTCCTGAATCACAACGTGCACTATAAACGCCAAGCTTTTTTAGGCGAAGAGCTCATCTTAACCACTTGGATAGAAACTTATTCGAAAGTGAAGTCGGAACGTCGGGTACTTATCACTCGTAAAACCGATGGAAAAACCGTGGTAGAGGCAAAAACCAGTTGGTGTTTTATCGATAGAGCTACCAAAAAACCAAGTCTTATCACTACGGCTATTATAAGGCCTTATATTGAATTTGAATCTGTTTAG
- the mgtE gene encoding magnesium transporter, translated as MSFEFTKEFIEKIEVLVEEQKDHELQTHLEEFHHADIAEILDELTMDEATYIIKLLGSDQTSEVLMEMDEDDREKILRNLNAKEIANEIEEMDTDDAADIISELSEDIKTQVISNIKDKKHAENIVELLKFDENSAGGLMAKELIRVNENWSVTGCMTEMRNQAENVKRVHSIYVVDNKGRLKGRLSLKDLITASSEAEIGDVYIRNVDYVDVHTSGEEVARVMQKYDLEAIPVVDEFGRLVGRITVDDILDFIKEEADKDYQMAAGISEDVEADSSVWELTRARLPWLILGLFGGLGAVYVMQGFDSALEKYEILFFFTPLIAAMAGNVGVQSSAIIVQGLANDSVKDSLVKRLLKEVALSIINGSALGILVLVFGAATSMEFLVSLTIAISILSVIIMAALIGTFVPIILNKRGIDPAIATGPFITTSNDIIGILAYFYIAKLILNF; from the coding sequence ATGTCATTTGAATTCACCAAAGAATTTATTGAGAAAATAGAAGTTCTTGTTGAAGAACAAAAAGATCATGAGCTTCAAACGCATTTGGAAGAATTTCACCATGCCGATATTGCCGAGATTCTCGATGAATTGACTATGGATGAGGCCACTTATATTATAAAGTTACTAGGTAGCGATCAAACGTCTGAAGTCTTGATGGAGATGGATGAGGATGACCGAGAGAAAATCTTGAGAAACCTCAATGCCAAGGAAATTGCCAATGAGATTGAGGAAATGGATACCGATGATGCTGCGGATATTATATCGGAACTTTCCGAGGATATCAAGACTCAAGTTATTTCCAACATCAAGGATAAGAAGCACGCAGAAAACATCGTAGAGCTGCTTAAATTTGATGAAAATTCTGCCGGGGGACTCATGGCTAAAGAGCTTATCCGGGTGAATGAAAATTGGAGCGTTACCGGCTGCATGACCGAAATGCGGAACCAGGCCGAAAATGTGAAACGCGTCCACTCGATCTATGTGGTGGATAACAAAGGAAGATTGAAAGGCAGGTTGTCTTTAAAAGATTTGATCACCGCTTCTAGTGAAGCAGAAATTGGAGATGTCTATATCCGTAATGTAGATTATGTAGATGTTCACACGTCTGGAGAGGAAGTGGCAAGAGTCATGCAAAAATATGATTTGGAAGCCATTCCCGTAGTGGATGAATTTGGAAGATTGGTCGGCAGAATTACCGTAGATGATATTCTAGATTTCATTAAAGAAGAAGCCGATAAAGATTACCAAATGGCAGCAGGTATTTCTGAAGACGTTGAGGCAGATAGTAGTGTTTGGGAACTTACACGGGCCAGATTGCCTTGGCTTATTTTGGGACTCTTTGGAGGCTTGGGAGCTGTTTATGTGATGCAAGGATTCGATTCTGCTTTGGAGAAATATGAAATCCTGTTCTTCTTCACACCTCTTATTGCGGCTATGGCTGGAAATGTTGGGGTACAATCCTCGGCGATTATTGTACAAGGTCTTGCCAATGATTCTGTAAAAGACAGCTTAGTGAAGCGACTGCTTAAAGAAGTGGCGTTAAGTATTATTAACGGCTCTGCTTTGGGAATTTTAGTTTTGGTTTTTGGAGCAGCCACCTCTATGGAGTTTTTAGTAAGCCTTACCATTGCGATTTCTATTTTATCGGTGATTATCATGGCGGCTTTAATAGGGACGTTCGTGCCTATTATTTTAAATAAACGCGGCATAGATCCCGCTATTGCAACAGGACCTTTTATCACGACAAGTAATGATATCATCGGGATTCTAGCTTATTTTTATATCGCCAAATTAATACTGAACTTTTAG
- the rsmA gene encoding 16S rRNA (adenine(1518)-N(6)/adenine(1519)-N(6))-dimethyltransferase RsmA, whose product MSEKERTSIDDKVFKTNFEQGVREVKAKKHLGQHFLIDEDISKRIAETLQKDNYSSVLEIGPGMGVLTKYLLGKYSQFVAMDLDRESIAFLNSSFKKEHHIEEDSKALTVIEADFLKVDLSDYFRDTQFAIIGNFPYNISTQIVFKTLEYKEQIPEFSGMFQKEVAQRICASEGSKTYGILSVLVQAFYKAEYLFTVPPEAFDPPPKIHSGVLRLQRKENYELPCEEKKLRDVVKTAFQQRRKTLRNSLKKFNLSPELREDPIFTKRPEQLSVEQFIDLTLKISQDVI is encoded by the coding sequence ATGAGTGAAAAAGAAAGAACCTCAATAGACGACAAAGTGTTTAAAACAAACTTTGAACAAGGCGTTAGGGAAGTGAAGGCCAAAAAGCATTTGGGGCAGCATTTTCTTATTGATGAAGATATCTCCAAGCGTATTGCAGAGACCTTGCAAAAAGACAATTACAGCAGTGTCCTTGAAATTGGACCTGGAATGGGCGTATTAACCAAATATCTATTGGGAAAATACAGTCAGTTTGTGGCTATGGATCTCGATCGGGAGTCGATTGCCTTTTTAAACTCTTCATTTAAAAAGGAACATCACATTGAGGAGGATTCAAAAGCACTTACGGTGATAGAAGCTGATTTTTTAAAAGTGGATCTTTCAGATTATTTCAGAGATACGCAATTTGCGATTATCGGTAATTTTCCTTATAACATTTCTACACAGATCGTTTTTAAGACTTTGGAATATAAAGAGCAAATTCCAGAATTTTCGGGAATGTTTCAAAAGGAAGTCGCCCAGCGAATTTGTGCTTCAGAAGGGAGTAAAACCTATGGAATTTTGTCGGTTTTGGTTCAGGCTTTCTATAAAGCTGAGTATTTGTTTACAGTTCCCCCAGAGGCATTTGATCCCCCTCCAAAAATCCATAGTGGGGTGTTGAGGTTGCAGCGCAAGGAAAATTATGAGCTGCCTTGTGAGGAGAAGAAATTACGAGATGTGGTAAAAACAGCATTTCAACAGAGAAGGAAAACCTTGCGTAACAGCTTAAAAAAGTTCAACCTTTCACCAGAATTGAGAGAAGATCCTATCTTTACAAAACGCCCAGAGCAGTTGAGTGTTGAGCAATTTATCGATTTGACTTTAAAAATAAGCCAAGATGTCATTTGA
- a CDS encoding DUF4286 family protein: protein MFIYNVTTNIEEDVHDQWVKWMKEEHIPAMIKTGKFISATMSRVDVIESMGGITYSTQYKVQSKAVLERYFEEDADELRAQTKPFEGKFVSFRTEMEIVHEEL, encoded by the coding sequence ATGTTTATTTACAACGTGACGACTAATATAGAAGAAGATGTCCATGACCAATGGGTGAAGTGGATGAAAGAAGAGCATATCCCTGCCATGATAAAAACGGGAAAGTTTATAAGTGCCACTATGAGTAGAGTGGATGTGATAGAATCTATGGGAGGTATCACGTATTCTACGCAATATAAAGTTCAGAGTAAAGCTGTTTTGGAGCGTTATTTTGAAGAAGATGCAGATGAACTTAGAGCACAAACTAAACCTTTTGAGGGTAAGTTTGTAAGTTTTAGAACGGAAATGGAAATTGTACACGAAGAATTATGA
- a CDS encoding tetratricopeptide repeat protein: MMNYFLSLLMCFIFSVGFAQSEDLARNYLDQGDYEKAASIFGNLHKKNPGQQNWLLGYVETLQAMGKTEDAERVLKTYLTEIGEYPNIQIELGYLYQKQSDTLKAQKYYQRAIAQVQARPGFSYSVGNVFQKYGLLDLAIQTYETAQQIEPRSNNTIQLARIYGEQSKYMKMFENYMDLIAKNTSYFQILNRNFTQYITEDGNNAANVALRRVLLKRSQKNPELIFNQMLSWLFVQQEDYTKAFAQEKAIYQRQDLKSLSRIIDLALISKDKKELTSAEEMLYFAVEKASSQRELLSAERELLLVKQLIMASPDEYEAIEEAYASFIKKIGRNRDSFLIQKDFVEFFAYQKRDIVIALTQIELIASQDLYQQQTAELKLLQADLMVLDSKFNQALLLYTQVEKLIPNTDIAREARFKVAKTSYYRGDFDWALTQLKVLKSSASQLTANDAMELALLIKDNSQEDTLRTDLKLVAKADLLLFQNQPIQALTILEGVLEDHQSPSIVDEVLFRIAKLHLANQDVEKALPYLQRIVDKHSDEILADNANFLLGTLYMDELKTPDQAKPYFETLIFNHPDSLYFVDARKRFRMLRGDQIQ; this comes from the coding sequence ATGATGAACTATTTTTTAAGTCTTCTAATGTGCTTTATCTTTAGTGTGGGTTTTGCACAAAGTGAAGATTTAGCGAGAAATTATTTAGATCAAGGCGACTATGAAAAGGCCGCCTCTATCTTTGGTAATCTACATAAAAAGAATCCAGGACAACAAAACTGGTTACTTGGTTACGTAGAGACTTTACAAGCCATGGGCAAAACCGAAGACGCTGAACGTGTCTTGAAAACCTATCTCACCGAAATTGGAGAATATCCCAATATTCAAATCGAGTTAGGGTATCTGTACCAAAAACAAAGCGATACGCTAAAAGCCCAAAAGTACTACCAAAGAGCCATAGCACAAGTACAAGCTAGACCAGGGTTTTCGTATTCTGTAGGCAATGTTTTTCAAAAATATGGGTTGCTGGATCTTGCAATCCAAACTTACGAAACGGCCCAGCAGATCGAGCCTAGAAGCAATAACACCATTCAGTTAGCTCGTATTTATGGAGAGCAAAGTAAATACATGAAGATGTTTGAAAATTACATGGATCTCATCGCTAAAAACACAAGCTATTTCCAGATTTTAAATAGAAACTTTACTCAATATATTACCGAAGATGGAAACAACGCTGCCAATGTGGCTCTAAGAAGAGTCCTGTTGAAACGCAGTCAAAAAAATCCAGAGCTTATCTTTAATCAAATGCTGAGCTGGCTCTTTGTTCAGCAGGAGGATTACACAAAGGCCTTTGCGCAAGAAAAAGCTATTTATCAACGACAAGATCTTAAGTCTTTAAGTCGAATTATCGACTTAGCCTTAATTTCTAAAGACAAGAAAGAGCTAACTTCAGCTGAGGAAATGCTTTATTTTGCAGTGGAGAAGGCCTCAAGTCAGCGGGAATTACTTTCAGCAGAACGAGAACTTTTGCTAGTGAAGCAACTTATCATGGCTTCACCAGATGAGTATGAGGCTATTGAAGAGGCTTACGCTAGTTTTATTAAAAAGATTGGCAGAAACAGAGATAGCTTTTTAATTCAAAAAGACTTTGTTGAATTCTTTGCTTATCAAAAGCGAGATATCGTAATAGCTTTAACGCAAATTGAACTTATAGCGAGTCAAGATTTATATCAGCAACAAACTGCAGAACTGAAATTGCTACAGGCTGATTTGATGGTGCTAGATTCAAAATTCAACCAAGCTTTACTCTTGTATACCCAAGTGGAAAAGCTTATTCCAAATACCGATATCGCTAGAGAAGCTAGATTTAAAGTGGCCAAAACCAGTTATTATAGAGGAGATTTCGACTGGGCTTTGACGCAGCTTAAGGTTTTAAAATCATCAGCCTCTCAATTGACAGCAAATGATGCTATGGAATTGGCTCTGCTGATCAAAGACAATAGCCAAGAAGACACGTTGCGAACAGACTTGAAGCTTGTTGCAAAAGCAGATTTGTTGCTGTTTCAAAATCAACCCATTCAGGCTTTAACTATTCTGGAAGGAGTTCTTGAAGACCATCAATCGCCTTCCATTGTGGATGAAGTCTTATTCAGAATTGCAAAACTACATCTAGCCAACCAAGACGTGGAAAAAGCACTTCCTTATCTACAACGTATTGTAGACAAGCATAGCGATGAGATCTTGGCAGACAATGCCAATTTTCTTCTTGGAACGCTCTATATGGATGAACTAAAAACTCCAGATCAAGCAAAACCTTATTTCGAAACCCTAATTTTTAATCATCCCGATAGCCTATATTTTGTGGACGCTAGAAAGCGTTTCAGAATGCTAAGAGGAGATCAAATTCAATAA
- the serS gene encoding serine--tRNA ligase: MLEVKHIRAHQKEYVQALKKRNFEADSVFEAILNLDERRRSTQKKLDEILFESNSLSKEIGMLFKSGETEKANAAKEKTAGLKEDSKRLGEEMGDVATELQALLYQVPNIPHPSVPAGKSEEDNEEIFSEGEIPILSKSALPHWELAKKYDIIDFELGNKITGAGFPVYKGKGARLQRALISYFLDKNTEAGYNEVQVPLLVNEASGYGTGQLPDKEGQMYHVGNDDLYLIPTSEVPLTNIYRDDLLNFKDLPIQLTAYTPCFRREAGSYGAHVRGLNRLHQFDKVELVNLVKPDDSYQVLDTMVEHIKTILRELKLPYRILRLCGGDLGFTSALTFDFELFSTAQDRWLEISSVSNFETFQANRLKIRYKDADNKKALIHTLNGSSLALPRVLAGILENYQTDEGIVIPEVLRPYAGFDKIS, encoded by the coding sequence ATGTTGGAAGTTAAGCACATTCGAGCGCATCAAAAGGAGTACGTTCAAGCTCTTAAGAAAAGGAATTTTGAAGCGGATTCTGTTTTTGAAGCTATTTTAAATCTAGATGAGAGGAGACGCTCCACTCAAAAAAAGTTAGACGAAATTCTATTTGAATCCAACTCGCTTTCCAAAGAAATAGGTATGCTCTTTAAGTCAGGTGAGACCGAGAAAGCTAATGCTGCAAAGGAGAAAACAGCTGGGCTTAAAGAAGATTCTAAGCGTCTTGGTGAAGAGATGGGAGACGTAGCAACAGAGCTTCAGGCTTTGCTATATCAAGTCCCTAATATTCCACATCCCTCAGTCCCTGCTGGAAAAAGCGAAGAGGACAATGAAGAGATTTTTTCTGAAGGAGAAATCCCCATCTTATCCAAATCAGCTTTACCTCACTGGGAACTTGCCAAGAAATATGATATCATTGATTTCGAATTGGGCAATAAAATCACAGGGGCAGGATTTCCTGTTTATAAAGGTAAAGGTGCGCGTTTACAAAGAGCTTTAATTTCTTATTTCTTGGATAAAAATACCGAAGCCGGCTATAATGAAGTCCAAGTTCCACTTCTTGTCAACGAAGCTTCTGGCTATGGAACGGGTCAACTTCCAGATAAAGAAGGGCAGATGTATCACGTTGGAAATGATGACTTGTATTTGATCCCCACATCTGAAGTTCCTCTGACCAACATTTACCGTGATGATTTGCTTAATTTTAAGGACTTACCTATTCAATTAACGGCTTACACGCCTTGTTTTAGAAGGGAAGCAGGAAGTTATGGGGCACACGTTCGCGGTCTTAATCGCTTACACCAGTTCGATAAAGTAGAATTGGTAAACCTTGTGAAGCCTGATGACTCTTACCAAGTTTTGGACACTATGGTGGAGCACATCAAAACTATTTTAAGGGAATTAAAATTGCCCTATCGCATCTTGAGATTGTGTGGAGGTGATTTAGGATTTACGTCTGCATTAACTTTCGATTTTGAATTGTTTTCAACAGCTCAAGACCGTTGGTTGGAAATCTCCTCTGTATCCAATTTTGAGACCTTCCAGGCCAACCGTTTGAAGATTCGCTATAAAGATGCCGATAATAAAAAGGCTTTGATTCATACGCTTAACGGGAGTTCTTTGGCCTTGCCACGAGTTTTGGCAGGAATTCTAGAGAATTATCAAACCGATGAGGGTATTGTTATTCCCGAGGTGTTACGGCCCTATGCAGGCTTCGATAAGATTTCATAG
- a CDS encoding chaperone modulator CbpM, with translation MINLESLIPLQQLCVYYDIEMSFLINLNNFDLIEIRTIEHSQYVHKDYVVHIEKMIRMHHELDINMEGIDTVFNLLKKIETLQEELITTKNKLRLYEE, from the coding sequence ATGATAAATCTAGAGAGTCTTATTCCCCTTCAACAGTTATGTGTGTATTACGATATCGAAATGTCGTTTTTGATCAATTTGAATAATTTCGATTTAATTGAAATTAGAACCATAGAGCACTCTCAGTATGTGCATAAGGATTATGTCGTTCATATTGAAAAAATGATTAGAATGCATCACGAACTCGATATCAATATGGAAGGGATTGATACTGTTTTTAATTTATTGAAAAAGATAGAAACTTTGCAAGAAGAGCTTATAACTACCAAAAACAAGCTAAGGTTATATGAAGAATGA
- a CDS encoding J domain-containing protein produces the protein MAYINYYKILGIEKSATESEIKKAYRKMARKYHPDLNPNDKEAETKFKQINEANEVLSHPESRKKYDTHGKDWKHAGDFNNARQQQYSGDYSDFFESMFGGRSAGSRGGSGVGFRGQDYNTELQLDLKEVYITTKRTLTINGKNIRLTIPAGVKNEQQIKIKGQGGDGINGGPKGDLYIKFSIENSTEFKRNRNDLYKTVDLDLYSAILGGELTVETLDSKVKLKVKPETQNGAKVKLKGKGFPVYKKEGEFGDLYITYNLKLPTQLTTEENELFNELQNLRL, from the coding sequence ATGGCATACATCAATTACTACAAGATACTTGGAATTGAAAAAAGCGCGACGGAAAGCGAAATCAAAAAAGCTTATCGCAAAATGGCTCGTAAATATCATCCAGATCTGAATCCCAACGACAAGGAGGCTGAAACAAAGTTTAAGCAAATCAATGAAGCTAATGAAGTTTTGAGTCATCCAGAAAGCCGAAAGAAATATGACACGCATGGCAAGGATTGGAAGCATGCAGGAGACTTCAATAATGCCAGGCAACAGCAGTATAGTGGTGATTACTCTGACTTTTTTGAGTCTATGTTTGGGGGTCGATCAGCTGGCAGTAGAGGAGGGTCTGGGGTTGGTTTTCGAGGTCAGGATTACAATACAGAACTACAGCTTGATTTAAAAGAGGTTTACATTACCACTAAGCGAACACTTACTATAAATGGAAAAAACATTCGTCTAACCATTCCTGCAGGTGTCAAAAATGAGCAGCAAATTAAAATAAAAGGACAAGGCGGGGATGGTATAAATGGTGGCCCTAAGGGGGATTTATATATCAAATTCTCTATAGAGAACTCCACAGAATTTAAAAGAAATCGCAACGACCTTTACAAAACTGTAGATCTTGATTTGTACTCCGCTATCCTTGGTGGTGAGCTCACCGTAGAAACTTTAGATAGCAAAGTGAAACTGAAAGTGAAGCCAGAAACTCAAAACGGTGCCAAAGTAAAACTCAAAGGGAAAGGATTTCCAGTCTATAAAAAAGAAGGTGAGTTTGGAGATTTATATATCACCTATAATTTGAAACTGCCTACTCAACTTACGACTGAGGAAAATGAATTGTTTAATGAGCTCCAAAACTTACGCTTATGA
- a CDS encoding heavy-metal-associated domain-containing protein, translated as MSLLSDNIIPGNRGKYFETNATSRNDIAKIKEAVLKVPGIKDVIMNEDKFPREFKIHTSSMVAVKDIEDAVLKIGFHAISKSLFEL; from the coding sequence ATGAGCTTATTATCAGACAATATTATCCCAGGAAATCGTGGAAAATATTTTGAAACTAATGCTACGTCACGTAATGATATAGCGAAAATTAAGGAGGCGGTTTTAAAGGTTCCTGGCATAAAGGATGTAATTATGAATGAAGATAAGTTCCCTAGAGAATTTAAAATTCATACCTCTTCAATGGTCGCTGTAAAAGATATTGAAGATGCTGTCCTTAAGATAGGCTTTCATGCCATTTCCAAATCTTTATTTGAATTATAG
- a CDS encoding Gfo/Idh/MocA family protein, whose product MKNQIMMLRPYRWGILGLGRIAHKVASDITQIEGAILYAVASRSLEKAKGFAGDFKAEKAYGSYIDLAKDPEVDIIYVATPHVFHFENVLLGLQHHKAVLCEKPIAMNVDQLSRLISEAKRTNRFLMEGLWTNFMPHLQKVYDLTQKETYGKCLKIEADFSFKAEFNTEARLFNKALGGGALLDIGIYPVYLALKLLGLPQDIKATAQFSKTGVDVSNTIHFQYPSGAVAKLSSSFAKTTPSKAKVYFEKASVEFGSRFHNTDQLTITTKAGEEHLDFHYLPNGFQFEIEHVHDCLDRGLTQSPEMSLKSSLELLQTLDTIRKQIGLRYKEDLDH is encoded by the coding sequence ATGAAAAATCAGATCATGATGTTACGACCATACCGTTGGGGAATTTTAGGTTTAGGACGAATTGCGCACAAAGTTGCCTCAGATATAACGCAGATAGAAGGTGCTATTCTTTATGCTGTAGCCTCAAGATCACTGGAAAAAGCTAAGGGTTTTGCTGGTGACTTTAAAGCTGAAAAAGCTTATGGTTCTTATATCGATTTGGCTAAAGACCCAGAGGTTGATATTATATATGTTGCTACACCACATGTTTTCCATTTTGAAAATGTCTTACTAGGACTCCAACACCATAAAGCCGTTTTGTGTGAGAAACCAATAGCGATGAATGTAGATCAATTGAGCCGCTTGATTTCTGAAGCAAAGCGCACTAATAGGTTCCTGATGGAAGGTCTCTGGACCAATTTTATGCCTCATCTTCAAAAAGTCTATGACCTTACTCAAAAGGAAACTTATGGGAAATGCTTGAAAATTGAAGCAGATTTCTCTTTTAAAGCTGAATTTAATACCGAAGCTCGCCTATTTAATAAAGCTCTAGGCGGTGGAGCCCTTCTGGATATTGGGATTTATCCCGTGTATTTGGCTTTAAAGCTTTTAGGGTTGCCACAGGATATCAAGGCAACCGCTCAGTTTTCTAAAACAGGCGTAGATGTTTCCAATACAATACACTTTCAATATCCTAGTGGAGCAGTGGCAAAGCTGTCTTCTAGTTTTGCTAAAACAACACCTTCCAAGGCTAAAGTTTATTTTGAAAAGGCTAGCGTAGAATTTGGATCTAGATTTCATAATACCGATCAACTTACCATTACTACTAAAGCTGGAGAAGAGCATCTAGACTTTCATTATTTACCAAATGGTTTTCAATTTGAGATTGAACATGTTCATGATTGTCTAGATCGAGGTCTTACACAAAGTCCTGAAATGTCTCTTAAGTCTTCTTTAGAGTTACTTCAAACATTAGATACTATTAGGAAGCAAATAGGACTTAGGTATAAGGAAGATTTAGACCATTAG